One Salvia miltiorrhiza cultivar Shanhuang (shh) chromosome 6, IMPLAD_Smil_shh, whole genome shotgun sequence genomic window, TTACCCCCCTATCCCGTTcgccaaaagtatgacacttttgatTGGCACAAAAATTGATGTGATTTTTATACACTTGAGAAAAGGTCCCACCATTAtgtgaaatgagtggttgagattgaattaaggtgatctttttttgtaaataagaggggtatttgtaatgtaaaagataagaaaaatatgtggaatcatattctaaaaagtagagtgtcatacttttggttgacacgaaaatgacaaaattgtcatattttttcatggacgaaggaagtattatttttatattttttttgagaaatttaaaatgttaatcttaaaatatatttgtagtattaatataaattgtataacaattttataaattttatttgatgTCTTACTCGACTACTTATAAACGTACTATGAACTTTTATGTAaatagataaattttaaaataaattaataatttttttattatcttatagctagtatttaattttaataatattcgtgtatattttgacaaataaattaaatatatgaaatttcaacaaaatacgtatcccgtgcatcgcacgggtgaaACGCTAGTTCTGCACAAACTTCAaaaccacattagcatcacatgtccttgTGGGGATggcctcaacccacttggacacataatcGACGGCAAgcaaaatatactcaaaaccgtGCGACATAGGGAATGGGCCCATGAAATCtatgccccacacatcaaatATCTCAACAACAAGAATGCTAGTGAGGGGCATTTCATTCTTGCGCCCAATATTCCCAACTCTTTGGCACCGATCACAAGCAAGATAAAAGCTATGATCATCTTTAAAAAGAGTTGGCCAAAACAAACCAGATTGGAGGACCTTGTGGGCCGTCTTTTGTCCACCAAAATGTCCACCACAATGAGCATCATGGCAAAgcttcaacacttgttgttgctccacaTCCGGAATGCATCTCCTAATCACTTCGTCCTTACCCAACTTGAAGAGGTAAGGGTCTTCCCAATAATATTGCCTACAAGTAGCCAAGAATCTTTTCCTCTCTTGGGAAGTTAGATCGGGTCTTAACTCCCCACAACCAAGATAATTAACAATATCGGCAAACCAAGGCACAGAGGCAAGTTCATATGCATGTTCAAACGGGAATGACTCGTGGATGACATCGTGACTCGACTCAACCACATTATGCTCGAGTCTAGATAAATGATCGGCAACAGAGTTTTCACTTCCCTTCCTATCCTTGATCTCAagatcaaactcttgcaacaaTAAAATCCAACGAATAAGACGTGGTTCGGCTTGGGACTTAGTCAACAAATACTTTAGTGACGCATGATCACTATGAACAATTACTTTAGAACCAATAATATAAGCACGAAACTTATCTAAAACAAAAACCACAGTAAGCAACTCTTTTTCAGTGGTGGTGTAATtcacttgtgcactattcaaGGTTaagctagcatagtaaatcacacgcaaCATCTTATCAACACGTTGACCAAGAACCACTCCCACAGCGGAGTTTGATGCAttacacataatttcaaaaggCAACGACCAATCGGGTGCAACCACAACTGGTGCCGCGCTCAACTTAAGCTTCAACAACtcaaaggcatgcatgcaagtttcatcaaaatcaaagTGCACATCTTGAGCAAGTAATCGACATAAAGGTTGGGTAATCTTAGAGAAatccttaatgaaacgccggtaaaacccGGCATGACCTAGGAAACTCCTTATGCCTTTCACATCAATTGGCGGGGGTAATTTTTCAATCACCTCCACCTTAGCCTTATCAACCTCTATACCGTTTTTTGAAACAACATGGCCAAGCACAATGCCACTAGTTACCATGaagtgactcttttcccaactcaaagtTAGGCCACTCTCTATACGCCTTCTCAACACCAAGTTAATCTTACCCAAACAATCACTAAACGAATTACCGAACacggaaaaatcatccataaaaatttcaacaaaatcaccTATCATTTCCGCAAAGATtgacatcatgcaccgttggaagGTCCCCTGTGCATTGCACAACCCAAATGGCATTTTCTTCCAAGCAAAGGTACCAAAATGTGTGGTGAACGCCGTCTTGTCTTGATCTTCTGGCGCGATCGCTATTTGGTAATAACCTGACAAGCCatcaagaaagcaataaaaattatGACCGGCTAAACGATCCAACATTTGGTCAATAAAAGGGAGAGGAAAATGATCCTTCTTTGTGACGGCATTCAACTTCCTATAGTCGATGCACATGCGCCATCCCGTGACGGGACGAGTCGGCACCAACTCCTTATTGTCATTAAGAATAACTGTGATCCCTTCTTTCTTGGGCACTACATGTACCGGgcttacccactcactatcggcgatagGGTAAATGATCCCTTCCGCCAATAGTTTGAGTACCTCCTTGCGCACCACTTCCATGAGGACAGGATTCAATGTTCGTTGGCCGTCCCTCTTAGGTCTTGCCCCATCCTCGAGGTGAATCCTATGCATGCACATGGCGGGGCTAATGCCGCTAATGTCGGCAAGACCCCATCCGAAAGCCAACTTGTTGCTCCTTAGTACCTCCATCAATGCCCTTTCTTGCTCATGAGTGAGCTCGGCAGATATGATCACTGGCTTTTCCTCCTCTCCTTCCAAATATACATACTTGAGGTTTTTGGAAAGCTCCTTGAGTGCCAACTTCGGCTTACTCTTCGTGGCATCATCAATCACCACGGGCTCATCGATGGGGAGCTTAGCCTTGCGAgccctctctctttcttcgGCTTCACGGGTAAACTCCTCCATGTCCACTGACCCTGCAAAAACCTCAACAACTTCTTGCTCCTGCACAAAGAACATCTCAGCCAAACCATCAATAGCATCAATGTAAGAACATTCATTAGTGAGTGAGGATGATGGCATGGCTCGATTATGATGCACGGAAAAAGACACTGACTCTCCTAATACGGTCATTTTAATGGTGCCATTTTTAACATCTATCAACGTGTTAGTAGTGGCAATGAATGGTCTTCCTAGTAATAGAGTATGCTCTTTGCCATTTTCATGTACCTCTCATATTTCCAACACAACAAAATCAACGGGCACAATCAAACCACCCACTCTAACAAGGATATCCTCGACTACCCCACGAAGATACCTCACAGACCTATCAGCTAATTGCAAATACATGCGAGTGGGTTTCAAATTTCCTAACTCTAGTTGTttgaaaatagagtaaggcattaaATTGATTCCAGCCCCCAAATCTAACATCcccgaggcctccttaccatttcccaaggcaatattaatcacaaaactacCTGGGTCTCGTTGCTTGGGAGGCAAGGGCTGTTGCATTATGGAGTTTGCAACCTCGGACACCAAAATCTTCTCGTTGTCCTCGAACCTCCTCTTCTTGGAGGCCAACTCCTTGAAGAACTTCAAATATGCTGGGACGTTCCTGATCACATCCAGCAGAGGTAAGTTCACATTCACCtttgccaacatgttgtagaaatCGGTGAATTGCTGGTCCAGCTTCTCATTCTTCAACCGGCTCGGGTAAGGGACCGGTGGTTTATATGGCTTGACAGCCTTGTGGAGCTTCACTTCGgactccttctccttctcctcctcTCTTGGCTGCAGTGGCTCCTTTACTTGCTCCTCCATGCGGGCTTCCTTTGGGGGGTTCTTCCACAGGGGCTTCCACTTTGTTGTCCACCACCTTACCACTGCGTAAGACAGTGGCTGCTTGAGCTTGGTGGGGCTGCAATCCTTGGCCATGGAGCTTCCCTggttgttgctgctgttgcATCTAGTTCAAGGTCCCAGAGAGCTGCCCAACGGTTGTCTCAAGACGCTTGATAGTGGCAGACTGAGACTCCATgctctgtttggtcatctccataaaggacTGCATAGtatcctcgagagacggcttttGGGGTGGCACTGGCACTGCTTTTTTAAACTGTTGAGGTGCATTCTGGTGCTGCTGCAGCTGTTGGAATTGCCCTTGCTGCATCGGTGGGTGCATGGGGAACTGCTGGTACTGTTGATACTGCGGGGGTTGCTGTTGCTGGTATGGCTTAGGGTAATTCTGCTGTTGAGGAAAGGAGAACTGCTGTTgagatgggtagaactgctgatggttctgataccccaattgctgtggaggtcggcggaactgattgccttggtttgatcccgacccttggccaggagcttggttcctccatcctgAATTCTGCTGATTTCTCCAACCTgagttggagctttgttgcccttgattaaacatgggcctctgttcaaattgacgCCTCCCCGAATagccctgagcagcatagacctctacctctccttcaggtgtgaatttCCCCATTCGATGGCACTCGTTGCTTCCATGGCCaaattcgccacatatgccacaaccttctgctggtggcgcgctaacgggtggagcctccacctggttcatcctgaggtgttgtacttgcctcatcaagtctGCTAcatgcttctgaagctcattgtttggagctactgcattagcttcaaccctccttcctcttacCGACTTTTGTTGGGAACTCGCGGCAAATgtgttgaagatctccttgagctcatcggCTGTCTTCCGGgtaatgttgccccctgctgtactgtccaccatgaacTGTGCCGTCTatatcaatccgtcatagaagaactgcatcaacatcacgGGTGCTAATTGGTTCtatgggcactggcggaggagctcttggaatctctcccaagcctcgtggagaggctcgtcggctccttgcatgaagttcattatctgggTCCTAATCtcttgtgtcttgtgattagggtagtacttgagcatgaacttctcacatgcctctccccatgtggttATGGAGTTTGGCGGCAGGGACAACAACCACGTcctagcccggtccttgagtgcatagggtaggcacttgagtctcaactggtCCTCGGTGAGATCCAGCaatgggaaggtctgcacttgagtgcagaagtctCGGATAAATTATAgagcatcctcactcggcatcccatgaaagagcggTAGCAAGTTTGAATCGTTGGGTTTCAGATTATAATTTTGGACTatcgtgggaagcactatcgccgaagtgctagtgttcccaataACAGGCCTGGagaagtctcccatgtactgtaCATTCTGTTCCGTTCCGCCATGACTTCTTGGTCGGGATTGGAATGAACCTCTTATTCTTCTTCAGAGTGTACTGAGTGTGTATCCTCAATGGCTTCCAGAATGAAGTTGGAAGCGATTCCCTCTTCACAATCTTTCTCTTGATACTGCGATTCCACAaagtttctcgaactggactcggactcctcctccaggctgcacaggacctcacgaggtcggtcAATGTTGTCGAAGTAAGGCACTAGCTTTCTTTTCAAGCTGCGgcgaccttgcatacacaacactagcaaaccaaatcaaacgcaccggtggGAGAAAATAAtcaagtcaaaagaaataagcaAAATAAACACGAAAAATAAAT contains:
- the LOC130990699 gene encoding uncharacterized protein LOC130990699 → MAKDCSPTKLKQPLSYAVVRWWTTKWKPLWKNPPKEARMEEQVKEPLQPREEEKEKESEVKLHKAVKPYKPPVPYPSRLKNEKLDQQFTDFYNMLAKVNVNLPLLDVIRNVPAYLKFFKELASKKRRFEDNEKILVSEVANSIMQQPLPPKQRDPGSFVINIALGNGKEASGMLDLGAGINLMPYSIFKQLELGNLKPTRMYLQLADRSVRYLRGVVEDILVRVGGLIVPVDFVVLEI